The Mixophyes fleayi isolate aMixFle1 chromosome 1, aMixFle1.hap1, whole genome shotgun sequence genome includes a region encoding these proteins:
- the LOC142108092 gene encoding uncharacterized protein LOC142108092 — MEEEVRELLNARGEEEIRRQVTGTVKDATVYYNIAKILTQRGIKRTQQQVLNKLKSLRKQYTKVHDHNRRKSGAARMDWPFYDQCNMVFGHSPLTNPIALSSSSNVDAAIPTPPESTQTSEAATVIIEDSTTDDTNISLDELNDSQPFPAAQVVTDTSQETQPEPVPVSKSTPGPSLRSNIYNVPKKRKRPNKMEQATKIMTTVMMDQLREMESNMREHENTQLQRFMDNERDLQDSFLMQIMNMQERVLRENRECKMGFMDRLLSRLMFAFDLVLRNTLMFSIPCSH; from the exons atggaggaagaggtgcgtgagctgctgaatgccagaggggaggaagaaattcgaaggcaagtgactgggactgtgaaggatgccacagtgtactacaacattgccaaaatactcacacaacgtggcataaagaggacacagcaacaagtcctgaacaaattgaagtccctgaggaagcagtacactaaagtccatgaccacaacaggcgcaaaagtggcgctgcaagaatggactggcccttttatgaccagtgcaatatggtctttggacattctcctctgacaaatccaattgcactgtcatcttctagcaatgttgatgcggctataccaacaccaccagagagcacacagacaagcgaggccgcaacggtaataatagaagattctacaacagatgacaccaacatttctttggacgaactgaacgattcacagccattccctgctgcgcaagtcgttacagatacttcgcaagaaacgcagccagaaccagtgccggtgtcaaagtctacgccaggtcccagtttacgctccaaca tttacaacgttcctaaaaaacgcaaaaggcccaacaaaatggagcaagcaactaaaataatgacaactgtcatgatggatcaactgcgggagatggagagcaacatgagggaacacgagaatacacaactgcagcgtttcatggacaatgagcgggatctccaggactctttcctcatgcaaatcatgaacatgcaggaacgcgtgttacgtgaaaatcgggagTGTaagatgggattcatggacagactcctctcacgg TTAATGTTTGCATTTGATCTTGTCCTAAGAAATACGCTCATGTTCTCTATACCATGCTCTCACTGA